One part of the Deltaproteobacteria bacterium genome encodes these proteins:
- a CDS encoding DNA topoisomerase VI subunit B, with product MPGQGSLFAAKASSGSSSKKKTAKKTAKKSGKKVAKKTAGKAGAGKKPPGKKAGKAPARQTARKPAKKAAKKSARKNTRKAVPTEETLEETLEETLEVAPEVEGKPAKRGKARRRRTATEMAARQREISVSEFFSKNRHLLGFDSPSRALLTAVKEAVDNSLDACEEAGVLPDLVIEIEEKGESRFRLSVEDNGPGIVAAQIPKIFGKLLYGSKFHSLKQSRGQQGIGISAAGMYGQLTTGMPVVIHSRTGPKKAAHYFELVMDTSKNKPKILVDKEEDWPDKNHGTRVEIELEGTYRRGMRGVDGYVELTHMANPHTSIRYKAPKSDWVHFPRASDQLPEEPREIKPHPYGVELGLLIKMLHSTRAKTLQAALCNDFSRVTPRVAKEIIDKAKLRASLRPASVATRDAEALASAIPQVKILAPPTSCISPIGEDVMLDGLISGLRAQGYEPAFTTSTTRRPAIYRGNPFQVEVALAWGGNLPADELARVYRFANRVPLQYQQNACAIGKAVASAGWRNYGLQQSRGALPTGPLVIFAEFTSVWVPFTSEAKEAIASYDEILKELRLALQECGRRLGIFIRKRRREADEMRKRSHIETFIPIIGEALQEILSLSEKQKDQAVEDLTGILHRSRKNG from the coding sequence GAAGACCGCCAAGAAGACCGCCAAGAAGTCGGGGAAGAAGGTGGCGAAGAAGACCGCCGGGAAGGCCGGGGCGGGCAAGAAGCCCCCCGGCAAGAAGGCCGGCAAGGCCCCCGCCCGGCAGACCGCGAGGAAGCCGGCCAAGAAGGCGGCGAAGAAGTCGGCCCGGAAGAACACCCGGAAGGCCGTGCCCACCGAGGAGACGTTGGAGGAGACCCTGGAAGAGACCCTCGAGGTGGCCCCCGAGGTGGAGGGCAAGCCGGCGAAGCGGGGCAAGGCCCGGCGGCGGCGGACCGCCACCGAGATGGCCGCCCGCCAGCGCGAGATCTCGGTCTCCGAGTTCTTCTCCAAGAACCGTCACCTCCTCGGCTTCGACAGCCCCTCCCGGGCGCTGCTCACCGCCGTGAAGGAGGCCGTCGACAACTCCCTCGACGCCTGCGAGGAGGCCGGCGTCCTGCCCGACCTGGTCATCGAGATCGAGGAGAAGGGCGAGAGCCGCTTCCGGCTCTCGGTGGAGGACAACGGCCCGGGCATCGTCGCGGCGCAGATCCCCAAGATCTTCGGCAAGCTGCTCTACGGCTCGAAGTTCCACAGCCTCAAGCAGTCCCGGGGGCAGCAGGGCATCGGCATCAGCGCGGCGGGGATGTACGGCCAGCTCACCACCGGGATGCCGGTGGTGATCCACTCCCGCACCGGCCCCAAGAAGGCCGCCCACTACTTCGAGCTGGTCATGGACACCTCCAAGAACAAGCCGAAGATCCTGGTGGACAAGGAGGAGGACTGGCCCGACAAGAACCACGGCACGCGGGTGGAGATCGAGCTCGAGGGCACCTACCGGCGCGGGATGCGCGGCGTGGACGGCTACGTGGAGCTCACCCACATGGCCAACCCCCACACCTCGATCCGCTACAAGGCGCCCAAGAGCGACTGGGTGCACTTCCCCCGGGCCTCGGATCAGCTCCCGGAGGAGCCGCGGGAGATCAAGCCGCACCCCTACGGGGTCGAGCTGGGTCTGCTCATCAAGATGCTCCACTCCACCCGGGCCAAGACCCTGCAGGCGGCGCTCTGCAACGACTTCTCGCGGGTGACACCCCGGGTGGCCAAGGAGATCATCGACAAGGCGAAGCTGCGAGCGAGCCTGAGGCCGGCCAGCGTCGCCACCCGCGACGCCGAGGCCCTGGCCTCGGCGATCCCGCAGGTGAAGATCCTCGCCCCGCCCACCTCCTGCATCAGCCCCATCGGCGAGGACGTGATGCTCGACGGGCTGATCTCGGGCCTGCGGGCCCAGGGCTACGAGCCGGCCTTCACCACCAGCACGACCCGGCGCCCGGCCATCTATCGGGGCAACCCCTTCCAGGTCGAGGTCGCCCTCGCCTGGGGCGGCAACCTCCCGGCCGACGAGCTGGCCCGGGTCTACCGCTTCGCCAACCGGGTGCCCCTGCAGTACCAGCAGAACGCCTGCGCCATCGGCAAGGCCGTGGCGAGCGCGGGGTGGCGCAACTACGGCCTGCAGCAGTCGCGGGGCGCGCTGCCCACCGGACCCCTGGTGATCTTCGCCGAGTTCACCAGCGTCTGGGTGCCCTTCACCTCCGAGGCCAAGGAGGCCATCGCCTCCTACGACGAGATCCTCAAGGAGCTGCGCCTCGCCCTGCAGGAGTGCGGCCGCCGCCTGGGGATCTTCATCCGCAAGCGCCGCCGGGAGGCCGACGAGATGCGCAAGCGCAGCCACATCGAGACCTTCATTCCCATCATCGGTGAGGCCCTGCAGGAGATCCTCTCCCTCTCCGAAAAGCAGAAGGACCAGGCGGTCGAGGACCTGACCGGCATCCTCCATCGCTCCCGGAAGAACGGCTGA